A region of Solanum dulcamara chromosome 7, daSolDulc1.2, whole genome shotgun sequence DNA encodes the following proteins:
- the LOC129896538 gene encoding peroxidase P7-like, translated as MVSLTRNLIFVFLCVLLGFVCCSNAQLSANFYGTSCRNLQTIVSNAMRQAVNRETRLGASILRLFFHDCFVNGCDASILLDDTSTFTGEKNANPNRNSARGYEVIDTIKTQVEAACPNIVSCADILALAAREGTVLLGGPSWAVPLGRRDARTASQSAANTQIPAPTSSLSTLISMFSAKGLNARDMTALSGSHTIGQARCTTFRNRIYNDTNIDSQFAATRRATCPASGGDANLAPLDIQTPNRFDNDYYQNLVVRRGLLHSDQELFNGGSQDALVRSYSTNDASFRNDFAAAMVKMGNISPLTGTNGEIRRNCRAIN; from the exons ATGGTGTCTCTAACTAGGAAcctcatttttgtatttttgtgtgttttattgGGCTTTGTTTGCTGTAGCAATGCTCAATTGTCGGCCAATTTTTATGGGACATCGTGCCGTAATCTGCAGACAATTGTAAGCAATGCAATGAGACAAGCTGTGAATAGAGAGACAAGACTTGGTGCCTCTATTCTTCGTTTGTTCTTCCATGATTGCTTTGTCAAT GGGTGCGATGCATCAATATTACTGGATGACACATCAACATTTACGGGAGAAAAGAATGCAAACCCAAACAGGAACTCAGCAAGAGGATATGAAGTGATAGATACCATTAAAACTCAAGTTGAAGCTGCATGTCCTAATATTGTCTCTTGTGCTGACATCCTTGCTCTTGCTGCCCGAGAAGGCACTGTGTTG CTAGGAGGGCCATCATGGGCAGTGCCATTGGGCCGTAGAGACGCAAGGACCGCAAGCCAAAGCGCCGCCAACACCCAAATCCCCGCACCAACTTCCAGCCTTTCAACTTTGATCTCCATGTTCTCTGCCAAAGGCCTAAATGCCCGTGACATGACGGCACTCTCTGGAAGCCACACGATTGGCCAAGCCCGCTGCACCACTTTCAGAAACCGGATCTACAACGACACCAACATCGACTCGCAATTCGCCGCCACGCGCAGGGCTACATGCCCTGCTTCTGGCGGCGACGCCAATTTGGCCCCATTGGATATCCAGACGCCGAACCGGTTCGATAACGATTATTATCAGAACCTAGTTGTTCGGCGTGGGTTGCTTCACTCGGATCAGGAATTGTTCAACGGTGGATCTCAGGATGCGTTGGTGAGGAGTTATAGTACAAATGATGCGAGTTTTAGAAATGATTTTGCTGCAGCAATGGTGAAGATGGGGAATATTAGTCCACTAACTGGAACTAATGGAGAGATTAGAAGAAACTGCAGggctattaattaa
- the LOC129895696 gene encoding short-chain dehydrogenase TIC 32, chloroplastic-like, with the protein MWFLSKKGPSAFSPNSTAEEVTHGIDASALTAIVTGASSGIGAETARVLALRGVHVVMGVRNISAGKQVKETIIKDVPQANIDALELDLSSLASVRNFASNYISLGLPLNLLINNAGIMATPFALSKDKIELQFATNHVGHFLLTNLLLDTMKKTARESRKEGRIVNVSSRRHKFSYHEGIRFDKINDQSGYNGLSAYGQSKLANVLHANELDRHLKDEGVEITANSLHPGAIATNLFRQHSIISGIVNVIGKHVMKNVQQGAATTCYVALHPDVKGVSGKYYVECNIAEASPQANDAGMAKRLWYFTTSLVH; encoded by the exons ATGTGGTTTCTTAGCAAAAAGGGTCCTTCTGCCTTCTCCCCAAACTCAACTGCTGAGGAAGTAACTCATGGAATTGATGCCTCTGCTCTTACTGCCATTGTTACAG GAGCATCGAGTGGAATTGGTGCGGAAACAGCACGTGTTCTTGCATTGCGAGGTGTGCATGTAGTTATGGGGGTCAGGAATATCTCTGCTGGAAAACAGGTTAAAGAGACAATAATTAAAGATGTCCCACAAGCTAACATTGATGCCTTGGAGTTGGATCTCAGTTCACTTGCATCAGTGAGGAATTTCGCATCAAATTACATTTCTTTAGGCCTTCCTCTAAACCTGCTTAT TAACAATGCAGGAATCATGGCAACCCCATTCGCACTTTCCAAGGATAAGATTGAGCTGCAATTTGCAACAAACCATGTCG GCCACTTCCTTTTGACAAATTTATTGCTGGACACTATGAAAAAAACAGCTCGTGAGAGTAGAAAAGAAGGGAGGATTGTTAATGTCTCCTCACGTCGCCACAAATTTTCTTATCATGAAGGGATTCGGTTTGACAAGATTAACGATCAATCAGG GTATAATGGCCTGTCTGCATATGGTCAGTCAAAGCTTGCGAATGTGCTGCATGCTAATGAACTTGATAGACATCTAAAG GATGAGGGTGTGGAGATTACAGCGAATTCGCTTCATCCAGGAGCCATTGCCACCAACCTTTTCCGTCAGCACAGCATTATCAGTG GCATTGTTAATGTCATTGGGAAGCATGTGATGAAAAATGTTCAGCAG GGAGCTGCAACAACATGCTATGTGGCTTTGCATCCTGATGTTAAAGGTGTAAGTGGCAAATATTATGTGGAATGCAACATAGCTGAGGCGAGCCCCCAAGCTAACGATGCTGGAATGGCAAAAAGATTGTGGTATTTTACCACGAGTTTAGTTCACTAA